A genomic stretch from Corynebacterium faecale includes:
- the carB gene encoding carbamoyl-phosphate synthase large subunit — protein sequence MPKRSDINHVLVIGSGPIVIGQACEFDYSGTQACRVLKEEGLRVTLINSNPATIMTDPEMADHTYVEPIEPEYIEKIFQKEIEQGNRIDAVLATLGGQTALNAAIQLDRLGILEKYDVELIGADIDAIERGEDRQKFKDIVATIGGESARSAVCYNMEEAYAAVEELGLPVVVRPSFTMGGLGSGMAYTMEDLDRIAGGGLAASPEANVLIEESILGWKEFELELMRDADDNVVVICSIENVDAMGVHTGDSVTVAPSMTLTDREFQIMRDQGIAIIREVGVDTGGCNIQFAINPVDGRLITIEMNPRVSRSSALASKATGFPIAKLAAKLAIGYTLDEVTNDITGVTPAAFEPTLDYVVVKAPRFAFEKFPGSDDTLTTTMKSVGEVMSLGRNYIAALNKALRSLETKQLGFWTKPDDYFAGERATDVQAVLDDLRRPTEGRLYDVELAMRLGATIEELHEASSIDPWFLAELQALVDFRQKLEDAPVLDEALLREAKFIGLSDLQIAAVRPEFAGEDGIRRLRYSLGIRPVFKTVDTCAAEFEAQTPYYYSAYELDPAAESEVAPQNEREKVIILGSGPNRIGQGIEFDYSCVHAALELSRVGYETVMVNCNPETVSTDYDTADRLYFEPLTFEDVMEVYHAEAESGTVAGVIVQLGGQTPLGLAERLKAAGVPVIGTSPEAIDMAEHRGEFGDLLNREGLPAPAFGTAVTFEQARDVANNIGYPVLVRPSYVLGGRGMEIVYDEASLEDYIARATELSAEHPVLVDRFLDNAIEIDVDALCDGEEVYLAGVMEHIEEAGVHSGDSACALPPMTLGAQDIEKVRQSTKALAMGIGVKGLMNVQYALKDDTLYVIEANPRASRTVPFVSKATGVHLAKAASRIAVGATIADLRAEGMIPTNYDGGSLPLDSPIAVKEAVLPFNRFLSPDGETLDTLLSPEMKSTGEVMGLADNFGAAYAKAEAGAFGALPTEGTVFVSVANRDKRSLILAIQRLDSMGFHILATEGTAGMLRRNGIDCEVVLKSSDIRDGVEGRSIVDRIRDGEVDLILNTPAGSAGARHDGYEIRGSAVSVGVPLVTTVQGVTAAVQGIEALRDGELTVRALQELDHAVKA from the coding sequence ATGCCCAAGCGCTCAGATATCAACCACGTACTGGTCATCGGTTCTGGTCCCATCGTCATCGGCCAGGCCTGTGAATTCGACTACTCCGGCACCCAGGCGTGCCGGGTACTCAAGGAGGAGGGCCTGCGCGTCACCCTCATCAACTCCAACCCTGCCACCATCATGACCGACCCGGAGATGGCCGACCACACCTACGTCGAGCCGATCGAACCGGAGTACATCGAGAAGATCTTCCAGAAGGAGATCGAACAGGGCAACCGGATCGACGCCGTGCTGGCCACCCTCGGCGGCCAGACCGCCCTCAACGCCGCCATTCAGCTGGATCGTCTCGGCATTCTGGAGAAGTACGATGTTGAACTCATCGGCGCAGACATCGATGCCATCGAGCGTGGCGAGGACCGCCAGAAGTTCAAGGACATCGTAGCCACCATCGGCGGAGAGTCCGCACGCTCCGCCGTCTGCTACAACATGGAAGAGGCTTACGCAGCCGTCGAGGAGCTCGGGCTCCCCGTGGTGGTGCGCCCATCCTTCACCATGGGTGGCCTGGGTTCCGGCATGGCGTACACCATGGAGGACCTGGACCGTATCGCCGGCGGTGGCCTCGCAGCCTCCCCTGAGGCCAACGTCCTGATCGAGGAATCCATCCTCGGTTGGAAGGAATTCGAGCTGGAGCTCATGCGTGACGCCGACGATAACGTCGTGGTCATCTGCTCCATTGAAAACGTCGATGCCATGGGCGTGCATACCGGTGACTCAGTCACCGTGGCACCGTCCATGACCCTCACCGACCGCGAGTTCCAGATCATGCGCGATCAGGGCATCGCCATCATCCGCGAGGTGGGCGTTGACACCGGTGGCTGTAATATCCAGTTCGCCATCAATCCTGTTGATGGCCGTCTCATCACCATTGAGATGAACCCACGTGTGTCCAGGTCTTCAGCTCTGGCCTCCAAGGCCACGGGTTTCCCGATCGCGAAGCTGGCCGCCAAGCTGGCCATCGGTTACACCCTGGATGAGGTCACCAACGACATCACCGGCGTCACCCCTGCAGCTTTCGAGCCAACCCTGGACTACGTGGTTGTCAAGGCTCCCCGCTTTGCTTTTGAGAAATTCCCAGGCTCTGATGACACCCTGACCACCACCATGAAGTCCGTCGGTGAGGTCATGAGCCTGGGCCGCAACTATATCGCGGCCCTCAACAAGGCGCTGCGTTCCCTGGAGACCAAGCAGCTCGGCTTCTGGACCAAACCAGATGACTACTTCGCCGGTGAGCGCGCCACCGATGTCCAGGCTGTCCTGGATGATCTGCGTCGCCCCACTGAAGGACGCCTCTACGATGTCGAGCTGGCCATGCGTCTCGGCGCGACCATCGAGGAGCTCCATGAGGCCTCCTCCATCGATCCATGGTTCCTCGCGGAGCTCCAGGCGCTGGTGGACTTCCGCCAGAAGCTGGAAGACGCACCGGTCCTGGACGAGGCTCTGCTGCGCGAAGCCAAGTTCATCGGCCTGTCTGACCTGCAGATCGCCGCAGTGCGCCCTGAGTTCGCCGGCGAGGACGGCATCCGCCGACTGCGTTACTCCCTCGGCATCCGCCCTGTGTTCAAGACCGTTGACACCTGCGCTGCCGAGTTTGAGGCACAGACCCCGTACTACTATTCCGCGTACGAACTGGACCCGGCGGCAGAGTCTGAGGTTGCACCTCAGAACGAACGCGAGAAGGTCATCATCCTGGGCTCCGGACCGAACCGGATCGGCCAGGGCATCGAGTTCGACTACTCCTGTGTGCACGCCGCCCTGGAACTTTCCCGTGTTGGCTACGAGACCGTCATGGTCAACTGCAACCCGGAGACAGTCTCCACCGACTACGACACCGCTGACCGCCTCTACTTCGAGCCTCTGACCTTCGAAGATGTCATGGAGGTCTACCACGCTGAGGCTGAGTCCGGCACCGTCGCTGGTGTCATCGTCCAGCTCGGCGGCCAGACCCCGCTGGGCTTGGCGGAGCGACTCAAGGCTGCCGGCGTGCCGGTCATCGGAACCTCCCCTGAAGCCATCGATATGGCTGAGCACCGCGGTGAGTTCGGCGACCTGCTTAACCGTGAGGGGCTGCCGGCACCGGCATTCGGCACCGCCGTCACCTTCGAACAGGCCCGTGATGTTGCCAATAACATCGGTTACCCGGTCTTGGTCCGCCCGTCCTACGTCCTCGGTGGCCGCGGAATGGAAATCGTCTACGATGAGGCATCCCTCGAGGACTACATCGCCCGCGCAACCGAACTGTCCGCGGAGCACCCCGTTCTGGTTGACCGCTTCTTGGACAATGCCATCGAGATCGACGTGGATGCGCTGTGCGATGGTGAAGAGGTCTACCTGGCTGGCGTCATGGAGCACATCGAGGAAGCTGGTGTCCACTCCGGTGACTCTGCATGTGCACTTCCTCCGATGACCCTGGGTGCCCAGGATATTGAGAAGGTGCGTCAGTCCACCAAGGCGCTCGCAATGGGCATCGGAGTCAAGGGCCTGATGAACGTCCAGTATGCGCTGAAGGATGACACCCTTTATGTCATCGAGGCCAACCCACGTGCATCCCGCACCGTGCCGTTCGTCTCCAAGGCGACTGGCGTCCACCTGGCCAAGGCAGCCTCCCGCATTGCAGTCGGCGCAACCATCGCGGACCTGCGTGCAGAAGGTATGATCCCGACCAACTACGATGGTGGATCCCTGCCGCTCGATTCCCCGATCGCGGTCAAGGAAGCAGTCCTTCCATTCAACCGCTTCCTCAGTCCGGACGGTGAAACCCTGGACACCCTGCTGTCCCCGGAGATGAAATCGACCGGCGAAGTCATGGGACTGGCAGATAACTTCGGTGCTGCCTACGCCAAGGCTGAGGCCGGCGCATTCGGCGCACTCCCGACCGAAGGCACCGTATTCGTCTCCGTGGCCAACCGCGACAAGCGCAGCCTGATCCTGGCCATCCAGCGATTGGATTCCATGGGTTTCCACATCCTGGCAACCGAGGGCACCGCAGGTATGCTGCGCCGCAATGGCATCGACTGTGAAGTCGTGCTCAAGAGCTCCGACATCCGCGACGGTGTCGAGGGTCGTTCAATCGTCGACCGCATCCGCGACGGAGAGGTCGACCTGATCCTGAACACCCCGGCAGGTTCCGCAGGTGCCCGTCATGATGGCTATGAGATCCGCGGATCTGCCGTCTCCGTCGGTGTCCCACTGGTCACCACCGTCCAGGGTGTCACCGCGGCTGTCCAGGGCATCGAGGCCCTGCGTGACGGGGAGCTCACCGTCCGCGCACTGCAGGAACTCGACCACGCAGTGAAGGCTTAA
- the carA gene encoding glutamine-hydrolyzing carbamoyl-phosphate synthase small subunit, with translation MSTDNNATSTAPDHQGLTDIGSVPAYLVLADGRTFKGFGFGAIGTTLGEAVFTTAMTGYQETMTDPSYHRQIVINTAPQIGNTGWNDEDNESLDGRIWVAGVVIRDLSVRVSNYRATTSLQEEMAKQGIVGIGGIDTRALVRHIRDEGAVAAGIFSGADAERPVNELVEIVKAQPSMEGANLSREVSVDEAYVIEAEGEARHTVVAYDLGIKQNTPRRFAARGVRTVIVPAETPFEEIKKYNPAGVFISNGPGDPAAADTMVEIVREVLAADIPFFGICFGNQILGRAFGMETYKLKFGHRGINVPVKNHITGKIDITAQNHGFALKGEAGQVFDTDFGSAVVTHTCLNDGVVEGVALESGRAYSVQYHPEAAAGPNDASPLFDQFVALMDEDSQNQKKEA, from the coding sequence GTGAGTACTGACAACAATGCGACCAGCACGGCTCCCGACCACCAGGGCCTGACCGATATCGGTTCTGTTCCTGCCTACCTGGTGCTGGCAGATGGCCGCACCTTCAAGGGCTTCGGCTTCGGTGCCATCGGAACCACGCTGGGCGAGGCCGTCTTCACCACCGCCATGACCGGTTACCAGGAGACGATGACGGACCCGTCCTACCATCGTCAGATCGTGATCAACACCGCGCCCCAGATCGGTAACACCGGTTGGAATGACGAGGACAATGAGTCCCTCGACGGTCGTATCTGGGTCGCCGGCGTGGTCATCCGTGATCTCTCCGTGCGTGTCTCCAACTACCGCGCGACAACCTCCCTCCAGGAGGAAATGGCCAAGCAGGGCATCGTGGGCATCGGTGGCATTGACACCCGCGCACTGGTCCGCCACATCCGCGATGAGGGCGCTGTCGCCGCCGGTATCTTCTCGGGAGCGGATGCGGAGCGTCCGGTTAACGAACTCGTGGAGATCGTCAAGGCACAGCCCTCCATGGAGGGTGCCAACCTCTCCCGGGAAGTCTCCGTGGATGAGGCATATGTCATTGAAGCTGAGGGGGAGGCCCGCCACACGGTTGTCGCCTATGACCTCGGCATCAAACAGAACACCCCCCGCCGCTTCGCTGCCCGCGGAGTGCGCACCGTGATCGTCCCCGCTGAGACCCCCTTCGAGGAGATCAAGAAGTACAACCCGGCAGGCGTGTTCATCTCCAACGGCCCCGGTGACCCGGCAGCAGCCGACACCATGGTGGAGATCGTCCGGGAGGTTCTCGCGGCTGATATTCCGTTCTTCGGCATCTGCTTCGGTAACCAGATCCTCGGCCGGGCGTTCGGCATGGAGACCTACAAGTTGAAGTTCGGCCACCGCGGCATCAACGTCCCGGTGAAGAACCACATCACCGGCAAGATTGACATCACCGCCCAGAACCACGGATTCGCGCTCAAGGGTGAGGCCGGTCAGGTGTTCGACACTGATTTCGGCAGCGCCGTGGTCACCCACACCTGCCTGAACGACGGTGTTGTCGAGGGCGTGGCGCTCGAATCCGGACGCGCCTACTCCGTCCAGTACCACCCCGAGGCCGCAGCCGGCCCCAATGATGCAAGCCCACTGTTCGACCAGTTCGTCGCACTGATGGATGAAGATTCCCAGAACCAGAAGAAAGAGGCGTAA
- a CDS encoding dihydroorotase, whose translation MTAHDYPETGALAPVESGTLLITNVRVYGEGEPTSVLVRDGVIEALDASGDYDRTIDGNGGVLLPGFVDMHVHLREPGREDTETIATGSAAAAKGGFTAVFTMANTTPVMDQPLIAEGVWFKGQNVGLCDVHPVGSITKGLEGRELTEFGMMARSEARVRMFSDDGKCVNDPQVMRRALEYAKGMDVLIAQHCEDHRMTEGASAHEGENAARLGLRGWPRVAEESIVVRDAILARDYGNRVHICHASTEGTIELLRWAKGQGIPITAEVTPHHLILTDERLETYDGVNRVNPPLREERDTIALREALLDGTLDVVATDHAPHGSEDKCCEFENAKPGMLGLETSLSIIADTFVASGLADWRFVAKVMSERPAEITRLPGHGRPIAVGEPANLTIVDPGQSWTAHGEDFASKASNTPFEGMEFGAKVSHTILRGRVTCDNGMPVIA comes from the coding sequence ATGACCGCTCATGACTACCCCGAGACCGGAGCGCTTGCGCCAGTGGAATCGGGCACCCTGCTCATCACCAATGTCCGTGTCTACGGTGAAGGCGAACCGACCAGTGTGTTGGTCCGCGATGGTGTGATCGAGGCATTGGATGCCTCCGGGGACTATGACCGAACCATCGACGGCAACGGGGGCGTCCTGCTGCCGGGCTTTGTTGATATGCACGTCCACCTGCGGGAACCCGGCCGCGAAGATACCGAGACCATCGCCACCGGTTCGGCTGCCGCAGCCAAGGGCGGCTTCACAGCCGTGTTCACCATGGCGAACACCACTCCGGTGATGGACCAGCCGCTGATCGCCGAGGGCGTTTGGTTCAAGGGTCAGAACGTCGGGCTTTGCGACGTCCACCCGGTCGGCTCCATCACGAAGGGCCTGGAGGGCAGGGAGCTCACCGAGTTCGGCATGATGGCCCGTTCCGAGGCCCGGGTCCGCATGTTCTCCGATGATGGCAAATGCGTCAATGATCCCCAGGTGATGCGACGGGCCCTCGAATACGCCAAGGGCATGGATGTCCTGATCGCTCAGCACTGCGAGGACCACCGGATGACAGAGGGTGCCAGTGCCCATGAGGGTGAGAACGCCGCCCGCCTGGGATTGCGTGGCTGGCCACGGGTGGCTGAGGAGTCCATCGTGGTCCGGGATGCCATCCTGGCCCGCGACTACGGCAACCGTGTCCACATCTGCCATGCCTCCACCGAGGGCACCATCGAGCTGCTCCGTTGGGCCAAGGGGCAGGGCATTCCCATCACCGCAGAGGTCACCCCGCATCACCTCATTCTCACCGATGAGCGTCTGGAAACCTATGACGGCGTCAACCGCGTCAACCCGCCACTGCGCGAGGAGCGCGACACGATCGCCCTACGTGAGGCGCTGCTTGATGGCACCCTCGACGTGGTGGCCACCGATCACGCCCCACATGGCTCCGAAGATAAGTGCTGTGAGTTTGAGAACGCCAAGCCGGGCATGCTCGGTCTGGAGACGTCTCTGTCCATCATCGCCGACACCTTTGTGGCCTCCGGACTCGCTGACTGGCGCTTTGTGGCGAAGGTGATGAGTGAGCGCCCCGCGGAGATCACCCGCCTTCCCGGTCATGGTCGTCCGATCGCAGTCGGGGAGCCAGCCAACCTCACCATCGTGGATCCTGGCCAGAGCTGGACCGCACATGGGGAGGATTTTGCCTCCAAGGCCTCGAACACCCCATTTGAAGGGATGGAATTCGGGGCAAAGGTCTCCCACACCATTCTCCGTGGCAGGGTCACCTGTGACAACGGGATGCCCGTCATTGCATAG
- a CDS encoding aspartate carbamoyltransferase catalytic subunit, with amino-acid sequence MKHLLSIADMSRDEITGLLDEADRFKEVLEGREVKKLPTLRGRTIFTLFYENSTRTRSSFETAGKWMSADVINISASSSSVKKGESLKDTGLTLSAIGADAIIMRHPSSGAAQQLAHYVAPGGVGPSVINAGDGSHQHPTQALLDALTIRQRLGGIEGRKVVIVGDVLHSRVVRSNVDLLSKLGAEVVLVAPPTLLPHGVENWPVRTSYDMDAEIYDADVVMMLRVQQERMKGGFFPSHREYATLYGMSKAREASLKDSAIIMHPGPMLRGMEINFGVADAPRTAVLQQVNNGVHLRMAVLFALVAGSDATI; translated from the coding sequence ATGAAGCACCTCCTCTCAATTGCGGATATGTCCCGCGATGAGATCACCGGCCTTCTCGATGAGGCCGATCGTTTCAAGGAGGTGTTGGAGGGACGTGAGGTGAAGAAGCTGCCCACACTGCGTGGGCGGACCATCTTCACCCTCTTTTACGAGAACTCCACACGTACCCGTTCATCATTCGAGACCGCAGGTAAGTGGATGAGCGCGGATGTCATCAACATCTCCGCGTCCTCTTCGAGCGTGAAGAAGGGTGAGTCCCTCAAGGACACGGGACTGACACTGTCGGCCATCGGTGCGGATGCCATCATCATGCGTCATCCCTCCTCCGGTGCGGCTCAGCAACTGGCACACTATGTGGCACCGGGTGGGGTCGGCCCCAGCGTGATCAACGCCGGAGATGGTTCCCACCAGCATCCGACACAGGCACTTCTGGATGCCCTCACCATCCGTCAGCGTCTCGGTGGCATTGAGGGCCGCAAGGTCGTCATCGTCGGCGATGTCCTACATTCCCGGGTGGTGCGCTCCAATGTGGATCTGCTGTCCAAGCTGGGCGCTGAGGTAGTGCTCGTGGCACCACCGACGCTGCTTCCCCATGGTGTGGAGAACTGGCCGGTGCGCACCTCCTATGACATGGATGCGGAGATCTACGACGCGGATGTCGTCATGATGCTGCGTGTCCAGCAGGAACGCATGAAGGGTGGATTCTTCCCCTCTCATCGCGAATACGCCACCCTCTACGGGATGAGCAAGGCCAGGGAAGCAAGCCTCAAGGATTCTGCGATCATCATGCACCCAGGCCCGATGCTGCGGGGCATGGAGATCAACTTCGGTGTGGCTGATGCCCCACGTACTGCTGTTTTGCAGCAGGTGAATAATGGTGTGCACCTCCGCATGGCGGTGCTGTTCGCACTCGTCGCAGGTTCCGACGCCACCATTTAA